One region of Osmia lignaria lignaria isolate PbOS001 chromosome 7, iyOsmLign1, whole genome shotgun sequence genomic DNA includes:
- the LOC143305444 gene encoding uncharacterized protein LOC143305444 produces MLEYCILSFLLWKGGFAEGMAEIEKLTNLPNIYFDPMGTTRLYHHEWKTLVFMDLRDIKAVETIIREALNHPIHTEGNGFSPSLYGHMSNRFQRSFNHKNILLTSLGYKKVERKRVKRGWLNPIGDLANILFGTLSQKDAQYYNSEIDKLYTDNKHLSVLIQNETTIVRSILKNKDIFEDKITTYLMENKEK; encoded by the exons ATTAAGTTTTCTCCTATGGAAAGGAGGGTTCGCCGAAGGGATGGCCGAGATCGAGAAACTCACGAACCTTCCAAACATCTACTTCGACCCGATGGGAACCACGAGACTCTACCATCACGAATGGAAAACACTAGTCTTCATGGATCTCCGAGACATCAAAGCGGTCGAAACGATAATCCGTGAAGCATTGAATCACCCAATCCACACAGAAGGTAATGGATTCTCGCCATCACTCTACGGACACATGTCGAATCGCTTCCAACGTagttttaatcataaaaatattttactaactAGTCTAGGATATAAAAAGGTAGAACGTAAGCGCGTGAAACGCGGTTGGTTAAATCCAATCGGCGACCTAGCTAATATTTTATTCGGCACCCTTAGTCAAAAGGACGCCCAGTATTATAACTCCGAGATAGATAAGCTGTACACAGACAATAAGCATTTGAGCGTCCTTATTCAAAACGAAACCACAATTGTTCGAAGTATTTTGAAAAACAAAGATatatttgaagataaaattACAACATAC TTAATGGAGAACAAGGAAAAATAG